GCCTTGCTGACCCGGTTATGGGCCTGAAGCTTGATCGGGTTGCGCTGGCGGTACTTCGAGGTACCGCGTTTGATGGCCTCTTTGCCCTCGGGTGTCTTTTGGTAGCGCTCCCTGGCGGTAACGCGATGAGGAAGCATGGCTCGTTGTCGGTCGTACTGACGGTAATAGCCGATATTCTCTTCCCTGTTCTGGCGAACCCTGGCCTTGCGGCACTTCTTGCAAGTGGTGTCTCGCCTTCCGTCTCGACCTGTCTTATAAAACCCATCAAGCGGCTTTTCCTCGCCGCACTTATGGCATGTCTTCATGAGACATCCTCCATGCAGATACAGAAAAGGCCGCTCAGTGGCGGCCTATATGGTCAGTTAACGAGCCAGTCAGAACGGGATCTCTGAGTCAAAGTCGTCGAAGCTGCCCGGATTCGGCGCCCCGTAGTTCGCCTGATTGGCCTGGCCTTGGGGTGGGCGCTGGTTATTGCCTTGTTGCCCCTGCTGGGGAGCCCCGGCTTGCTGGCCATAGCCGCCCTGAGGTTGACCGCCTCCGTATCCGCCTTGCTGCCCGCCCTGGCCGCCGCTGCGGGTGTCGAGCATCTGCATGTCATTGGCGACGATCTCTGTGCTGTAGCGGTCCTGGCCGTCCTGGCCTTGCCACTTGCGGGTTTGCAGGCGGCCTTCGATGTAGATGCGCGAGCCTTTCTTGACGTACTGCTGGGCGATCTCGGCGAGCTTGTTGAACAGGATCACGCTATGCCACTCGGTACGTTCCTGCTTCTGGCCGCTCTGCTTGTCGGTCCAGCTGTCAGTGGTGGCGATGCGCAGATTAGCCACCGGTTTTCCCGATGGCATGAATCGGACGTCAGGGTCCTGACCAAGATTGCCGATCAGGATGACTTTGTTGACGCCTCTGGCCATAAGTTCGTCCTTCTAATAGAAGGGCCCCGCAGGACCCCATGAGATCAAGGGTTGAAGGTGCCGAGCAGGCATTCGCACTCAGGCAGGGTGCGAGTGATATCGCCAGCGAACTCCTTGGCGATTTCCTTTTCTGCTGACTCTAGCGCCATGGCGCGCAAGCGGAAGCTGGGGCCGCCCTTGGTGATCGTGGCCACGCGCATGGCAAAGTCACGCTCTGCCAGGCCCTCGTAGGGGGGCAGCGTCCAAGTGATGACCGTGGGCAGCCGCTCGGCCTGCTTCACGGTGACCTTGTTCATGACGCCGATCTGCGAGCTGTGCTCCTGCTTCTCGCTGTCGATGCTGGTCAGGTCATCGATCGATACCTTGCGGAAGGCGTGAATCACCTTGCTCTTCTCAAGCTTCTCGCCGTTCTTGTTGAGGAAGGTCATCAAGTGACCCCAGTCCTCGATCAATTCGACCATCTTCTCTTGGTCATAGGAGGAACCGTCAGCGACGTGGAAGGCGGCGAATTCTGGCGTCTTCGGCAGCGTGAGGGTGGCACTGTGCTCGCAGTGCCCCGGCGCGGCCTGACCGCCAATATCGAGGAAGGTGCGGGCGGCCATGCGATCCTGGTCAATGAATACCGGCACGCCTGCCGACGCCCAGATTCCCACGTAGCGAAGGAACGCGGCCAAATCCTGCGTCTGGTACTTCCCGCGGAACCGGCGGCGGTGGGGCTGGTACTGCTCGAGGTCGGCGAGGTTGAACTGGTCGCCCATGATCAGGGCGTTTCCCTCGGCGACTTCGGTCCCCGTCTTGTGGGACTGTTCGAGGTGCTGCAGCGCTTCTTTGGTCAGACTCATTGGTCATTCTCCTGCGTCTGGTGCTTGATCTTGCGATGCGGATGGCCGAAGGCATCCAGTTGGTTTTTCGGCTCCAGCGTCATCTCGCCGCCTTGGTTTACGTACATCACCGTTTCGGTGGTGTGAGTCTCTGACTGATCGCCGTGAGCGGTCGGGATCTTGAAGGCCAGCTTGTGCAAGATGGCGCACTGCGTGCCCTTGCCGATGTTGTTAACCTCGAAGTCAATGCTGACCTTGGCCTTCTTCTTTGGGTTGTCGGTAGCGGCTGCAGCGGCATGGCTCAGGATGACGCCCAGGCGTTCAGCCAATACGCCGCCGTCCAGGTCCTCAATGAACCTGGATACATCTGTTGGATGGGACATTGCGGGTACCTCGTGGGGAAGAAGGGGCCACCTGGCCCCGGGGTGGTTAGGCGGCCTTGAGCGAGGCCATGGCGATGTCGTAGCCGGTCCAGTTGTCCACGCCGGCATCCAGCAGGGCGTAGAGCTTCACCTGGTCTGAGAGCAGCTGCTCGTATTCCTTCTTCGTGATGGTGACCGTCTCGGGTTGGGCGATCTGGCTGGCCGGCTTGAAGTTCGCTGCGTCGGCATTGAGGCGGCTGGTGTCGATCGGTTGGTGCGCAGCGGACGGGCTCTCCTCGACAGGCTCGGCCGGCTGTTCAGCTTGCGCCTTGGCTGCTTCCTGTTCGGCCTTGAATCGGCGCAGCTCTTCGAGTTCGGCCTGCTCGGCGGCGCGTCGCTCCTCTTCCTCCCGCAACTGGCGGCGCTGGGTCTCTATCTCGGCTTGCTCCGCCGCCATGCGCTCACGCTCAAGGGTGGAGGCGTGAATGTCGGCGATCTTACGGATTACCTCTGCTCGAGCGTCTTCCGCTTCGTTTGTCACATCGAAATAGTCACCGGTATTGATACGCTCCGCGGCTTCATGAAGATCGGCCAGAGCGTTGGAATCGAGCCCCTGCGCGGTGTCAAGGAACGACCATATTTCCCTCTGGATTCGCTCACGCAACCGTGCAATGCGTTCTTCCTTCTTCCGCGCCTCGGCTTCGTCTACGTCGCGCTTGGCGTTGCGGTGTGGCCCTTCGAGCTGTTCGATCTCCCCGATCAGCCCCTTGGCATATTGGTTGACCTGTTCGATGAAGTCGCGATGGGGCTTGGTGATCGCCAGGCGGGCCTTGTCGGTACCAGTGCGGTACTTGGTCAGCTCCTTGAGCGAGGTCTTGCCTCGCTCGTAACCTTCCTTGCTGGTGTAGTCCGGCACGGTGCCGTGCTTGGCGCGGAGCTCGGCCATGGCGGCCTCGACGCGGTTGAGCTCCACCAGTTCGCTGGCATAGGCCTGGGGTGAAGTGTCGAGTTTCTCTGCTGCGTTACCCATGGGTCGTTTCCTCTTGTGTCTGTTTGCGTTCGGCGTGGACGCGCTCAATGCCGTCCTCGGCGGCCTTGCGGATCATGTCGGAACCGCGTGCAGGACCGACCCGGGCGACGCTGGCCCGGTCGGTAATCCGTTGGAGCATGGTGTCCGCTGCAAGCTGGATGCTGCGTGGGTGAGGGATCTTGGTGCGCAGGGTGTCGCACTCGCGCTTGAGCCAGTCGGCGTACTCGTCGCGATACTTCTGCAGCTCGGCATCGAAGTCTTCGGCCTTCTCTAGGCGCGTCTCGGCTTCGCGGAGTTTCACGTACCCCTGATCATCGAACAGGCCGGTGTAGATATCAGCAGCAAAGCCCAGCAGGGAAAGGCACTTCTTCATGGCGTCGGTGACCGACTTCTTGGGCGCCTCGCCATCGGTGATGAACTTGCCGTTGTTGGTCATGTAGACCGCGCGGGTATGGCCGAACTGCGTGACCTCGCCGCGCTTCCCTTCCCACTCGTACCAGAGCGTCAGCTGGCAGGTGTGGGTCTGCTCATAGCCGATGACCTGTTCTTTCAGCATCACCGGAGCGCCCTGGTCGAAACGGTCAACGTCGATCCGGTAACCCCATCCGATCCCGACAGTGCCGAAAATTTTCGTGGCCAGCTTGACCATGTGCATGGTGTCGATGGCGGTGATGTTCTGGCCATTAACCTTGGCGGGCTTGACCGCATCGGTAGGCGTCTTCTCTACCCGGCTCCATATCGCCAGGTGGTCGTTTGTCTGCGTCATGGTTGCCTCCTCACGCCGCGTAGCTCACGGCCTCTTCGTATTGGTCTTCGGCTACCTGCTTCGCCCAGGCCTTGAGCTCCGCCCGGCCGTCATCGGTGGTGATGTAGTGCTCGATCAGGTGGGCGATGGTGGTGCCGAGCGTGAGCTTGTCGTACCAGCAGCCCAGCAAGCCCTCGTCACGGACATGCTCGGCGAAGGAGAGCAGGGCATCGGGGTTGCACTCTTCAACGGCCTGGACGATCTCGGCGGCACGCTGCGATACGTCGAAAGGGTGGCCGCGGGTGGGGATGTTGACGATCATGTTCATGCCGCCTTCTCCTGCCGGTTTAACGCAATCCAACTCGCTAGCATGTCGCGCTGCTGGGCCAGGGTGGTGCCGAGCTCTTCGGGCAACACCACTTCGCTGTCGTGCAGCGGCTGGGAATTGTCGTCGATCACTCGCACCCAGCTGGTGATGATCCCGAAGCTCGGCATCGGCCGAGTCTCGTGGTAGACCGTGCGGCCCGTTTGCTCGCCGGCAGCCAGTGCTAGGCTCTGGATCTGCTGCAGCAGTTCGCGCTGTTCAGTCGTGATCATTGAGAAACTCCTGACAGGTGGACGGCACGTCCTCAAATGGAATGAGCTCGATGGTGATTCGGTACATGCGGCCATGCAGCAAGAAGGGCTCGCTGGTTCTGTCTCGTCCGTGATCGATCAGCATCTGCTGGGCCAGGGCGGATTGGGCAACGTGGCGGGGGATGGCGTGCTTCATGACACCCTCCATAGCTGCAGCAGGGGCGGTTTCTGGCCGTTGCGCCGTTGCACGTACTCCGCCTCACGCCGGGCGTTCTCGACCTGCTGAATGCTGGCCGGGCCGCTGTCGAGCACGCGGCGGGCGAGCTCGACGGGGCGTGCGGTTAATCGTGAGTGGGTGCCCAGCCGGAACCGGGCAACATCTGCTGTTTGGATCGTGTTCATGGCTGGACTCCGGAATAAAAAAGCCCTCTGGTGAGGGCAATACGCAGGGAATTGATGAGGCGATGCGTCACCAGCATCGATAAGCAGGCTCCACCGGGGCGCTACCCCCGCTTACTTCCGGGCCGTGGTTTTTACGTACACGTCCGCCGATTCGGACACAGGACGTTTTCCCGGTCTTTCCTATCCCGACGGTGCAGCTCGCTTGAGCACGGAACCTGCTTATCGATGGCCCCTGTTGCCAAGGGCCAGCATTCCCACGTCATGGCATCGCTTTCTGCCGTGCTGCCTGCACCTGCTGGGGGCTAGCCTCTCGGCATGGCCCAGCAGCCCGCTAGGGCGTGACGTGATCGCCTACACGGCACTTGCCGGTAGTCGCCCCTGTATTCCTGGGGAAGGATTGATAGCGGATTTAAAGAGCGTCGGCCTGGTAGGGCCGTGTGTTGCTACCTACGCTTCCAACTTTAAGCATGCTTAAGTATCTCGTCAAGCTTCTGCTGAAAACAATTTCAGAATGCTTAATTCCAGGAGGCAAAAAACCCGCCTCGGTGGGCGGGTTGGAGAAGCTGCTAGAGGTCAGAAGCAGCGCTTTGCTATGTCAGGCACTGGCTCTTGCTGGGGTAAGTCGATGTTGTCAATCAATTCTTCAAGATGCTCAACATAACAGTTGCAGATTTGGTGTGCCTTTCGCTTCCCATAACCTAAAGTGCGCATGCTTTGGATGCAGTCTTCTCGATCCTCTGCAAGGAGCTGCTCTCTTGTAGGTGGCTCGACCGGTGCAGCTACAGCCAACGTGAAAAGCATGGAAAAGAGCATAATTATCACCCATTGCAGGCACAGCCACGAGGCTGGCGACAGGTATAGCTACGGCTGATGCATGAGTTGCCGCATGCTTTTCCTTTACGGCATACCCTGCAACAACCTTGGGCGAGCATGAGGCTGCCACTATCCATTTCCTGGATTTCGACGCAGTCACCGTCGAGTTGGAGCTCTTGGGTAAGTGCTTGAACAGAAGAAGCTGGACTATCCGCTTGGTGATCGATGGATTGCGGGGGAGGTTGGGCTGCCTGAACTGCGAACGAAAAGAGGAGAGCGGTGCATAACACCACGATGCGCTGAAGCATAGTCTGGTCCCTTGCGTATGAGTTATATAGGCCACTTCGTTTGGGTGGCTTCATACCAAGAATAGCAGGAAATAAAAAACCCGCCCCGGTGGGCGGGTTAGGAGAAGGAGTGGTTTATTACGGTGCTAGGTTGCGGCAAATCCGAGCAATACCGGAATCCATGCCGGATGCTTGAACACGCTCGATGTAATAGGCCAGGCAATGATCAAAGCTTTTGAAGGCCTCAGCAGGCCCCACTGCCATCTGTGGCGCAGTCAACCTACCAGCAGTGAACCCTATGGCAAGTGCGATCATGATCACACCTATTGCTTTGATATCAATGTTCATTCCAACTACCTCAACCTCATCTCGGCGATGACAACGCCTATTACCTGGCAATTTCCGTTGATCCTAACGTAGGGCTCGTTCCAAGCAGGGTTCAATGCCTTGAGCATGCGGCCACTGCCAGGTTCCTCAATGTACCTTTTGAAGGTCGCCTCGCCTGTGTCGGTCATTACTGCAATGACATCCTTCCCACTTTCCGGGAAGCGCTCGGGATCGACGAAGATGAGTGTTCCCGGCATGTATTCAGGCACCATGGATTCGCCCACTACGCGCAGCACATAGGTACGGTCGCTGCAGGGGATAGGGCAGGGCCAGTGCGGGGCTTCTGACAGGTCAAGGGCAATGTCTCCTGCTTCGGTCCAGGCGCCCGCTTGTACCCAGGCGATCTCCGGTACGAACCTTGCGCTCGGTGGCCCAGGAAGGACATTGGCAGCGCTGTACCCCGTTCCTGGATCTGACACACCTTGCGGCAACATTTCTCCCTTTCCATCGACAAGCCAGGTATATGACACGCCAGTAGCTCTCGCCAGCTTGAGCAAGTTCTCAGCCTTTGGAGCCTTAGTGTCTGCGTTCATCCATTGGGTTACAGCAGAGGGTGAGACATTGCAGAGCTTAGCGATGCCTGACTTTGTCATCTTGCTGTGCCGGATAGCAGTTTCGATGCGTTGCGTGATTTTCATTTAAGCAAGCTTAACCATTATCACATTCAGCATGCTTGCGATATTATCTTTAGCATGCTTAAATCTCACTAAAAGGAGGAGGCTATGACGACCTCGGAAGCTATCAAGCACTACGGCGGTAAAAAAATCGAATTGGCGCGAGCGCTTGGACTTTCCCCATCCGCCATAACGCAGTGGGGGGAGAGCGTACCCATTTTGCGCCAATACGAACTTGAGCGCCTGACTAAAGGGAAGCTCAAGGTCGATAAGCCAGCTGCCGCCTAATCACCCACCCGCCTGCCTGTGAAGGCCGCGACCCTCAGAAAACAGCAAGGGAAAACACATGGATCGTTACCTCACAGAAGATCGTCGCCGCAAGGCTGAAGGGGAGCACCTGGAGCATCCAGTTCGGGTCCGATTTACCGATTCCGAGCTTGATGAGCTGCAGGCTGCAGCGGCGATGCAGACCGGTGGGCGCCTCGCGCCGTATCTGCACGACCTGATTCTCGAGGCACACCAAGCCCGCAAAGAACGGCACGCGCAAATGCTAGCCGACCTGGCAGAGGGCAAGCCGCTCAGTGCTGAGTCCCGCGAGGCTGCGACCCTGATGCTTCAGCGCATGGCTGAGATCGGCCTGATGCGCAGTGTGCATCAGCAATTAACGGCCTGACAGGCCCCAGGAGGTGCACGTGTATGACCGGGAAATGGCACAGGCTGCGCTGCAACGCATGAGCATCGAGCATCGCTCAATGGCTGAGGCAAAGGCGAGGGCTAGGGGAGTGTCGGCGTGTGACGTGGTGCTGGAAGAGGCGCTGCTGGTATCGCAGGAGCTCGCCAGTGATGCGTTGTTCGCGCTGAGACAACAGCAGGCTCGCCCAACCCTTCGAGTGGTGTGACACCAAAACGAACAAGCCCCGACGGTGGTGGGGACCAATGCCGGGGCTTCAACAAAACATGAGGTTATCGTAATGGAAACAGCACAGGTTTACCAGTTCCCACCGCGTCGTGATGACGCCGTATCGTCGGGCCCTGATAGTTCAGTCCCGGCAAGGAGTCCGCAGGTGGAAGACGGATTCACTCGAATCGCCAATGAACTGCTCGAAGGCATCATCGGCGCCCCACTGACAGATCGTGAGCGTCGTGTTGTGCTGGCCATCGTTCGATTGACGTATGGATGGAATCGAAAGGCCGGGCGCATCTATGCCGAAGACGTTTCCGAGATCACCAATCTTCACGAGTCCCGTTGCTCGAAAGTGATCTCCGAATTGGTGCGACGTAAGGTGATTTTTCGCCAAGGCGGAAGCCGTTCACCGATCACATTGAACAAGGATATGGGGCAGTGGGAAGCGTCAACCGGCTCAAAACGGCAGGCTCCGACGAAAAGAGCCGAGTCGGCCCAAAATGAGCCGATTGAACCGGCCCAAAATGAGCCGACCTTTAAATACAGGAAAGACAAACCCCCTCTCACTTCGTTCGAGGGGGAGGGCACGCCTGAGAAATCGACCCCACCAGAATCGACCAAGCCGAAACGCGCCTCGGTGGCAAAGCTCGATCTGGAAAACCTGCCCGATGGGGTGACCCGTGAAGCGGCGGAGGGATTCATCGAGCATCGCAAGGCGCTCAAGAAACCCCTGACGCAACGGGCGCTCATGCTGGCCCTGGGCGAAGCGGTGAAGGCGAGTCAAGCCATTCCCGGGTTATCACCCGATCAAGCCATCGACGAGACGATCCTGGCCGGCTGGCAGGGCGTGAAGGCTCAGTGGCTAATCAACCGCCTGGGTGGCCAGGGCGCTCAGCTGCCAGCCCGCAAGGATGGCCGCATGGGCTTTGCCCAGCCCAGGGCAACCGGGACCTACACGCAAGGCAACGATGATGAACTGCCCGATTGGGCGAGGGGGATCTGATGACCGTCCCGATGACAACCACGCCTGCGATTCGTGGCCACCTGGCGGGGATCCTGTCCGGTACCGCGAAGACCCGCACAGCGTCGTGCCGAATCCACGGTGAGTACCAGTCCACCCAGATGCCGAACGGCCAATTCTCCGAGTGCGACCAGTGCGTGATGGACCAGGCCAAGGGAGCCGGCCAGGCAGACGTCGAGCAGGCAGGTGCCGCCGCTTCGCTGCGCAAGCTCGAAAAGCTGCGCGAGGGCTCGATGATCCCACGGCGGTTTCAGGCCAAAACGCTCGAGTCCTTCGATCACGGCAACAGCCGCGACAAGGCCCACCGCCTAGCGGTATGTCGTGCCTACGTCGAGAAGTTCGGGGAGCGCCTGGCCCAGGGTGGCGGGCTGATCTTCACCGGCGGTGTCGGTACCGGCAAGAGTCACCTGGCCTATGCCATCGGCAATGCGCTGCTCGCCCAGGGTTACCGGGTGATGGGCATCGATGTCTACGAGCTGATCGATCTCATCAAGGAGCGCGCCTTCGGCAAAAAGGAATCGAGCGAGCGCGACGCCATCAAGGCCTTCGTAACCGGGCTCGATCTCCTGATGCTCGACGAGATCGGCGCCCAGCTGGGCACCGAGTGGGAGCGGCTGATGCTCTTCAAGATCATCAACGAGCGCTACAAGCAGCAGCTGCCCACGATCCTGATCAGCAACATTGACCGGGAGGAGCTTGGCGCTTACCTGGGCGAACGCATCATCGATCGCATGCAAGAGGGCGGCGGCACCACGCTGACGCTCGATTGGGACAGCTATCGCAGCCAGAAAGGAGCCGTCTAATGGGAACCGTCACCGAACTGCGCCGTTCAACTCGGCGCCTGAACAACCCCGAGTCACAGCTCGGCCGTGTGCACCTGGTACTGCGAGACGCCACGCGCTGGCTGCAGCTGCACCAGATCAGCGAGGCGATTCTGGCCCGGTTCGGGAAGATGGATAGCCACGCGGCGATCTCCGCCCGGATCCGGGAGTTGCGTGCCAACGGCAAGATCATCGTCCGCCGCGAGGTGGCCGGCCACGGCAATACGAGGCCCTGCGAGTACAAGCTGATTGAGGGGCATACCGAGGGAGGGGATGCGGCATGAATGGCTCCATCAAGCTGGCCTTGGCCTCCGCTGGCCTAACTGCGGTGCTGTTCGCCCAGGTGGCGCTGCTGCACTTCATGGTGTCCGGGGGTGCGGCATGAGCCAGGATCTCGAGTTCACCATCACCAGCCCCAACGACCTGACGCCGATCATGAACCGGGCATGGCAGGCGGTGACCAAGGGCCTCCCGGCCGGACCGGTGGTGGTCAAGCTGGGCCGACCGAACAGCAAGCGCACGCTGAGCCAGAACGCGAAGCTATGGCCGATGCTGTCGGACCTTCATAGCCAGGTGGAGTGGTACGGGGAGACGCTCACTCAGGAAGAATGGAAGGACGTCATGACCGCCGGGCTCAAGCGTCAGCGGGCGGTGCCTGGCATCGATGGCGGGTTCGTCGTGCTGGGCGCGCACACCAGCAAGATGAACAAGCAGGAGTTCGCCGATTTGATCGAGGTGATCTATGCCTTCGGCGCCGAGCGCCAAGTGGCATGGAGTGAGCCAGCGTTGCGGGCCTTCGAGCACTACAGGGAGGCGCAGGCGGCATGAAGATCAAGAGCAATGCAATACGGCAAGCCGCCCGGGCTGAGCGCTGCACATTCGAGATCGTTGGGGTGTGCAACGGGGATGAGGCGACAACCGTCTTTGCCCACCTGCCCGATGAGACCAACGGCATGGGCACCAAGTCCTGCGACTTATCTGGGGCCTTCGGTTGCAGCGCCTGCCATGACGCGATCGACGACAGAACGCAGCCGATGATCGCCGAACAGGAGCGAGAGTGGTACATGCGCCGGGCCCAGACACGGACCTGGCGGCGCCTGATCGAGCTGGGGGTGATTACCATCAAGGGGGCGAGGTCATGACGCACCACTGTATGACGTGTGGCGAAAGCGATAAGCATGGATTCGGGTGCGATGAAGCATGGCCCGAGGCGCGCGTTGACGCTATCGGGCAGAACGGCAACGAGGGTATTCACTACCTCAAGCAGCCCCGCTATCAGGATCAGAAGGGCGATGACTGGATCGATGAGTTTGCCCGCACCGCCACCGCAGATGAGTTTCGAGGGGCGATGCGCTTCACCATCGGTAAGTACAACAGACGCGCGGGTAAGAAGGACGCCCTGCTGAGCGAGATCCGCAAGATGGAGGATTATTGCCGCCGCTGGGCAGAGTACGAGCAACGCCTGGAGGGGCAAGCATGATCATGATCTCAAGCAAGGCAGGGAAGAGGCTGGCCAGGGCGCGAGCTTCAGAGCTGGCGGCGCTTAACCATTGGGCCAAATATCCGAGCCAAGAAAATTGGGAGGTATGGCAAAAGACGCAGATCGAGAGAGCATCTGCGGGTAGCGAGCTGGCTGACGAGTTGATTGCAGACCGTCACCACCAAGCGGAGGGCGACTGATGCGAGACCTCGCCCTGGGCCGAATGAAAGCCGGTCACATGAACAAGACCGAGACGGAGTATGCCGCAACGCTCGAGCAGCTGCGTTTCACTGGGGAGGTGGCGTGGTACCGCTTCGAGGGCCTCAAGCTGCGCCTGGCTGACAACACGTTCTACTCGCCCGACTTCGCCGTTATGCGCTCGGATGGGCTGATGGAATGCCACGAGGTGAAAGGATTTTGGCGGGATGATGCCAGGGCAAAGATCAAGATCGCCGCAGAGCTATACCCGTTCCGCTTCCTGGCGGTACAGAAGCAGAGCAAGAAGGCAGGCGGGGGATGGAAGACTGAGGTGTTCGAATGAGTGATCAGCACCGGGACCACCCGCGAGACAGCCGCTACTGCAATAAGCCCAGGCGGCGATAGGCAACACTGAGCAGCAACAAGCAACAAAATAGGCAACATAGGCAACAG
This DNA window, taken from Halomonas sp. TA22, encodes the following:
- the ssb gene encoding single-stranded DNA-binding protein, with protein sequence MARGVNKVILIGNLGQDPDVRFMPSGKPVANLRIATTDSWTDKQSGQKQERTEWHSVILFNKLAEIAQQYVKKGSRIYIEGRLQTRKWQGQDGQDRYSTEIVANDMQMLDTRSGGQGGQQGGYGGGQPQGGYGQQAGAPQQGQQGNNQRPPQGQANQANYGAPNPGSFDDFDSEIPF
- a CDS encoding DUF2303 family protein codes for the protein MSLTKEALQHLEQSHKTGTEVAEGNALIMGDQFNLADLEQYQPHRRRFRGKYQTQDLAAFLRYVGIWASAGVPVFIDQDRMAARTFLDIGGQAAPGHCEHSATLTLPKTPEFAAFHVADGSSYDQEKMVELIEDWGHLMTFLNKNGEKLEKSKVIHAFRKVSIDDLTSIDSEKQEHSSQIGVMNKVTVKQAERLPTVITWTLPPYEGLAERDFAMRVATITKGGPSFRLRAMALESAEKEIAKEFAGDITRTLPECECLLGTFNP
- a CDS encoding LexA family transcriptional regulator, whose amino-acid sequence is MKITQRIETAIRHSKMTKSGIAKLCNVSPSAVTQWMNADTKAPKAENLLKLARATGVSYTWLVDGKGEMLPQGVSDPGTGYSAANVLPGPPSARFVPEIAWVQAGAWTEAGDIALDLSEAPHWPCPIPCSDRTYVLRVVGESMVPEYMPGTLIFVDPERFPESGKDVIAVMTDTGEATFKRYIEEPGSGRMLKALNPAWNEPYVRINGNCQVIGVVIAEMRLR
- a CDS encoding Cro/CI family transcriptional regulator, with protein sequence MTTSEAIKHYGGKKIELARALGLSPSAITQWGESVPILRQYELERLTKGKLKVDKPAAA
- a CDS encoding replication protein; this translates as MEDGFTRIANELLEGIIGAPLTDRERRVVLAIVRLTYGWNRKAGRIYAEDVSEITNLHESRCSKVISELVRRKVIFRQGGSRSPITLNKDMGQWEASTGSKRQAPTKRAESAQNEPIEPAQNEPTFKYRKDKPPLTSFEGEGTPEKSTPPESTKPKRASVAKLDLENLPDGVTREAAEGFIEHRKALKKPLTQRALMLALGEAVKASQAIPGLSPDQAIDETILAGWQGVKAQWLINRLGGQGAQLPARKDGRMGFAQPRATGTYTQGNDDELPDWARGI
- a CDS encoding ATP-binding protein codes for the protein MTVPMTTTPAIRGHLAGILSGTAKTRTASCRIHGEYQSTQMPNGQFSECDQCVMDQAKGAGQADVEQAGAAASLRKLEKLREGSMIPRRFQAKTLESFDHGNSRDKAHRLAVCRAYVEKFGERLAQGGGLIFTGGVGTGKSHLAYAIGNALLAQGYRVMGIDVYELIDLIKERAFGKKESSERDAIKAFVTGLDLLMLDEIGAQLGTEWERLMLFKIINERYKQQLPTILISNIDREELGAYLGERIIDRMQEGGGTTLTLDWDSYRSQKGAV
- a CDS encoding recombination protein NinB is translated as MSQDLEFTITSPNDLTPIMNRAWQAVTKGLPAGPVVVKLGRPNSKRTLSQNAKLWPMLSDLHSQVEWYGETLTQEEWKDVMTAGLKRQRAVPGIDGGFVVLGAHTSKMNKQEFADLIEVIYAFGAERQVAWSEPALRAFEHYREAQAA
- a CDS encoding nuclease domain-containing protein yields the protein MKIKSNAIRQAARAERCTFEIVGVCNGDEATTVFAHLPDETNGMGTKSCDLSGAFGCSACHDAIDDRTQPMIAEQEREWYMRRAQTRTWRRLIELGVITIKGARS
- a CDS encoding DUF3310 domain-containing protein, coding for MTHHCMTCGESDKHGFGCDEAWPEARVDAIGQNGNEGIHYLKQPRYQDQKGDDWIDEFARTATADEFRGAMRFTIGKYNRRAGKKDALLSEIRKMEDYCRRWAEYEQRLEGQA
- a CDS encoding DUF1064 domain-containing protein; protein product: MRDLALGRMKAGHMNKTETEYAATLEQLRFTGEVAWYRFEGLKLRLADNTFYSPDFAVMRSDGLMECHEVKGFWRDDARAKIKIAAELYPFRFLAVQKQSKKAGGGWKTEVFE